The following proteins come from a genomic window of Oncorhynchus mykiss isolate Arlee chromosome 19, USDA_OmykA_1.1, whole genome shotgun sequence:
- the LOC110498448 gene encoding B-cell lymphoma/leukemia 10-like, with amino-acid sequence MDSWCITDEDMAEVKKEALERLRPYLCEKLVADRHLDYLRSRRVLTRDDAEDICCRVGNSKKTGRMLDYLAENPRGLDYLVESICRVRTKDFVIGKITNEVEVVKMERREAAILSAAGSSSPVCICKERTPFVSLQSGSSEAQSIQTSLSNSEDKWGQNEASFSWSALPEGVSVSSLHSLPKPGEQGAPSVPLEDNEPGTLRV; translated from the coding sequence ATGGACTCCTGGTGTATCACTGACGAAGACATGGCGGAGGTCAAGAAGGAAGCGTTGGAGCGTCTGCGTCCGTACCTCTGTGAGAAGCTAGTGGCAGACCGCCACCTGGACTACCTCCGGTCCAGGAGGGTCCTTACGCGGGACGACGCCGAGGACATCTGCTGCAGGGTGGGGAACAGCAAGAAGACCGGTAGGATGCTGGACTACTTAGCCGAGAACCCCAGGGGCCTCGACTACCTCGTGGAGTCCATATGCCGAGTGAGGACAAAGGACTTTGTCATCGGGAAGATCACCAACGAAGTTGAGGTGgtgaagatggagaggagagaggcggcCATCTTGTCAGCAGCAGGTAGTTCTTCACCGGTCTGTATATGCAAAGAGAGAACTCCCTTTGTGTCGTTGCAGAGTGGCAGTAGTGAAGCACAGTCCATCCAAACCTCTCTGTCCAACTCAGAAGACAAGTGGGGTCAAAATGAAGCATCCTTTTCCTGGAGTGCCCTTCCTGAAGGAGTTAGTGTTTCTTCTCTACACAGTCTGCCAAAACCAGGAGAGCAGGGCGCCCCTTCAGTGCCCCTTGAGGACAACGAGCCCGGGACCTTAAGAGTCTGA